The DNA sequence CGAGCCAAATGCGCAAAACGCTCAGGAGGTCGCCATGGAATACCAGGAGATGGTCCAGTTTGCCGAAGACGCGCAAGGCAGCGAGGAGTTCGGCAATTTCGACACCAAGGCCATGAAGCGCGTCGTCAAGGACTGGTAAGGCAACAGCAATGGGGTAGGGACGCATCTCCGAGGCGTCCGCTGAGTTGGCGTGGCGTGCGCGGTCGGCTTCAGCCATCCGCATCTCTGCGCGAATTACATGTCGGCCTCTAAAGAGACCGACCTACGCCACTCCCGCGCAACGGCTTTTGCGTCTTACTTTGCGGACTTCGGGTCAAACGCGTCGCGCAGGCCGTCACCGATCGCGTTGAGCGAAAACAAGGTTGCCGAGAAAAACAGCGCAGGAAAAAGCAGGAGCCACGGGAACTCTTCCATCGTTTCGGCACCTTGGTTGAGCAGGTCGCCCCAGCTTGTCATCGGGGCTTGCACGCCGAGTCCGAGGAAGCTGATAAACGCCTCGAGCAGCATGACGCCCGGCACCGTGAGCGTGGCAAAGACGATGATTACGCCAAAGAGATTGGGTAGCAAGTGCCGTAAAATAATGGCCAAGTCGCCTTGGCCCAGTGCGCGCGATGCCTGCACGAACTCGCGGGTCTTGAGCTCCAGAGCCTGCCCGCGCACGATGCGCGCCATGGTCAGCCATTCGACGGCACCAATGGCCACAAAGATCAGCGCGAAGTTTCGCCCGAAAAAGGTCAGAAGCAGGATGACAAAAATCACAAAGGGCATGGCCTGCAAAATCTCCACGCCGCGCATCATGGCGCGGTCGGCCATGCCTCCGGCCAGCCCGGCGATCACGCCATAGGTCACGCCAATGAGGACGGATACGAGGGAAGCCAGCAGCC is a window from the Cerasicoccus sp. TK19100 genome containing:
- a CDS encoding ABC transporter permease, producing the protein MSNAAASPPAPAPASPWSDGWHRWRKNRLALASAILLALIIAVCLIGPFFQPAKYHEVTNLELGASAPSAEHWLGTDILGRDLLARIMIGGRISFAVGLLASLVSVLIGVTYGVIAGLAGGMADRAMMRGVEILQAMPFVIFVILLLTFFGRNFALIFVAIGAVEWLTMARIVRGQALELKTREFVQASRALGQGDLAIILRHLLPNLFGVIIVFATLTVPGVMLLEAFISFLGLGVQAPMTSWGDLLNQGAETMEEFPWLLLFPALFFSATLFSLNAIGDGLRDAFDPKSAK